DNA from Bacillota bacterium:
ATTCTACAAAAAGCGACACCTGAAAAGAGGCGCGCAGGTGGACAGTTGGACACCATAAAAAAGGCGCGCAGGACGGTCTAGAAGGTGCCTCTCTTGCGCCGTGGGTAGTCTAACCCCTGCCGTGGGGAGAAGCGCGGCTCCTAGGCCGTCCTGAGCGCGAGAACAACGCGGAAACAACGCACCGGAGAAACGGAGGGAAAACGGCTCGGCCATGAAAATGGCGCGAAAATGGGTAAGGCCGCTTTTCCCTCGCTTTCTTCGGTCACTCCAGGCTTTCGAGGATCTCCCGGAATATGCGCCTCGCGGCCTCCACGTCCTCACTCTCGCGCAAGGCCTCCACGTTCAGCGTGACGGTCTTGCCGGGGTTCGTCTTGCCGTTGCCGCCGGTCCAGTCGGGTAAGGACACCTGCAACCTCCCGGCCTTCGGGAACCAGCGCAGCACGTTCTTTGCGCTTGTCGCCACGACAGGCGTTTCAGTCTGCCAGTAGTTGTTCATGCTTTCACCTCCCCGAGAACAGGCTCGTAACAGGTCCGCTCAGGACGGCCACGGTGCAATACCTCCGCGCGCGCTCACCCCCTCGAAAACGTCAACAGTTGACCGTTTCGGAGGCATGGAACGCATTCTGACGCGCCACCTTCACCCGCTACCTGCCGCCAACATAGCAGGAGTACCGACCGGCCTTGATCCGGACAGCCTGCTTCGCGCACGTAGCGCGCCACCCGCCAGGCTCCTGGGTGACAGCAAGACCGGCGCGCCTCAGCCTCGCGGCAACCGTGGGAGAGGCGGTCCACACCTCGCAGGCGTCGCCTGAATCGTCGAACCGAAGGATAGTCTCGCGCTCCTCCGGCGTAAGAGTCATGCTCTCGCCTCCTCTCCTCGGAAATGCACAAGGTCGCACGCATAAAAAAAGAGCCGGGTTACACAACTACACCGCGTCGCAGCACCCAACAACACGACAGCAACAGAAAAGCGCCTCACGTGTCGGGGCGCTCGTTTCGTTCCCACGCCGTTCCCAAGGGACAGCAACCCTTTGCGCGGCAAGCGTTCTGACGGCCTCGCCTGATACTTAGTCTAGTGAGTGCCCGCCCCACTGCGCCTGGAAATACTCTTCCGCGTCACGGGCCAGCGCCAGTAGCTTCACAAGGCCGGGAGCGTGCTTCTCGCCGCACTCATGGCAGACCAGCGACCACGTGCCATCGAGGAAGAGTTCAGGGCCACACGAAGGCTCGGTCCTCCTTCCGCAAAGGGCGCACGCGTCATTACTCGCACAGTTGTTATCCTTAATGGCCAAGACGATCTTCTTCATGCTTGCTCATCCTCCCATCGCGAAGTTACACAGTTGCACACCCATAAAAAAGGCGCGTCACCGCGTTCGGGGTCCGCGCCAGCAGATGAGCCACAGGCATACGCCTATCCAACCTAGAGTCACCAGGAACAGCGCGTCGAGAACCTTATCCATGCTTCTCACCCTCCTTCCCTTGCCGCGCGTTACGTTGCCGCGCGCGCATGATGGCCTTGCCGCGCTTTAAGGCCGCCTCCCACAGCTCAGGGTCATGCTTGAGCAGGTGTTCAACCTCCTCCTCAGTGAGAAACAGCCTGCACTTCGGTAGGCGAATCTCTATCATGCGCATTCACCTCCAGACACGCAGGATTCCACCAGCAACGCCATTGACGGCCACAGGTCCGGCAGCGATACAGCGCGAGGATGCTCCCTCGGTCCTCGCGCCAGGCGTAGGGATAGCTCACTGCGAGGCAGCGCGGACAGGCGTCAGCTAGTTGCTCTCGCACAGTTAATGCACCTCCTCTCCCACGAGCCACCCGAGGACCCTGTCTCCCGGCCTGGGAGGGTAGCAGGTGGCGCATATTTCGCTATGGCACAGCGTCACCCAGAAGCGCGTCCCGCCACAGCGAGAACAGGGAGCACGAGCCTCGTGAATCTCGCGCACCTGAGCGGGACCGCGCCACCAACCGGGGTCGTGGAGCCATGCTCCCGTGAGCGGGTCGCGCCGGTAGTCGAGCGGGTCAGGTCCCGGAAGCACGGGAGGCGAGTAGGGTCGCAGGAGTTCGAGAAGCGCGGCCTTGTGCTCGTGAGTCGCCTCCCGCGCTTCGGGAGCAAGTCTCCTCGAAGGGGCTTCCACGCGCGCCGGGGAGTCGCCCGCCGGAACCCGAGGCTGTACTTCGTGGCGCTTCGCCTGCCGGGCTATGTCCATATACCGACCCATGCCTCTCCGATGCCTCCTCGAAAGTATCTAGGGATGCGAATTTAGCGAACTTAATCGGCCAGCAACCCGCTTGCCCTTGTGTGACAAGGCTTTGAGGGTTCTAAGTGCCTGCGAATTTAATCGCGAAACGTTGCGAATTTAATCCGTCGCCCAACCCCAGAGGCTTCGGGGGAGGATTAAATTCGCAATAAGTTCGCAGCAAATTCGCAAGCCTCTTCATGACAAAACCCCAGTGTATACGCCATTTCCCGGATTAAATTCGCAAATTCGCTAATTTCGCATGTCCCTGTGCCCACGTCACTGCCGAACCGCCCGCCACACCTCGACCGGCTTCTTGCGGTCTCCTTCAGGCGGCACGGTCTCGCGCTCCACCAGCCCGGCGGCGAGAAGGTCCGTGAGTGCGCGTGTGATACTCTTGCTCGATTCATGCCTGTCGAACAGGTTGCTGATCTCGGTCCGCGTCAGCCCGTCTGGTGCCTTCTTCAGCGCGTTGAGAATTGTGTCTGCTACCGGGTCGCCCAAGGCGTCGCCGAAGATGAACCTCGCGGACGCCTCGACGTACTCCCACAGTGCCAGCGCCGCCAGCAAGTGTTCTGGGCGCACCACCTGCGACAGGTCCAGCAACGCGTAGATGCAAGCTAGGCGCATTACTTGTGCTTCGGCACGGGCAAGGACAGCCCCGAGGAGACCAGGCTTTCCCTCGGACAGCTCGGGATACACCGCGTGCCATACCGCGCGCGCCCCCTCATCACGCTTTAGCTCCCCCGCGTGCTTCGCAAGCTCCAGGGCCTCCGCGAGACGAGCCACGAGCGGGGCGAAGTTTACTTCACCGATGTTGCCGCCCTCCGGGAGGCATTTCGAGCGGCGCACGCACACCCAAAGGAAGCGGTTTGCGAACCCGTTCGCGGCCTCCGTGCTTTCCAGATAGCGCAGAAGTTCGCCCTTGGTCACGTGTCCGATGATGGAAATATGCGCCCCGCTGGCAACCGCAGGAGAGTTCTTCGTCAAGCTCCGCAGGTTGCCCGAGTCCCAGGCGTTGCGGATGATGGCTGACAGCGTGTTGCCCTCACGCTGGAGAATGCGGAGCACGGAAGCGAATTCGCTTTCGAGCACGAGAAGGCGCTTGTCCTCCACCCCCGCGTCCACGAGAACGGTTTCATATGCCGTTGTGCGCCCTTTCTCCTTGACCGGCTCGCGCCGCTCAATAGGGTCCCGGACCGCCCAGATAAGCCCCTCGCCGGAAGATAAGCCGCTTGCGACGTGGTCTTTAGCCCACGCCGGGTCAACGGCCTCCAAGAGTCGCCGGATATGTCCCCAGGACGTACCCTTGCGGCCCTTCGCCGTCGCGCCCACGAGGCAGGCGAAGAGGTTCAGGCCGTGACGGTCGGCTTCGGCGACAAAGTGCGGACCTCGCCCCGCAGCGTTACCGAAGGCAACAACAAACTGCACGAGCAGTGCCACAGGGTCCGCCTCGGTGTGCGGCTCGATGGCGCGCACAATGTCGCCTGCAAGGCCGTGAAATGCCTCGGGAGCAGGAGGGTCAGGCCACGGGACGGCAACGATGGGTGTATCATCCTCTTGAGGGTCGTCCTCCAGTGCTGCCTCCACGCCTAGCGCCTCAGCCAGCGCGGCCCCGCCAGGTTGCCGTAGTTCTTCTGCAACTAGCTTGATTAAGTCAGCAGCCATCTTCTCGCCTCCCTCGCCGCCCAGAGCCGTGCTTCCAAGTCTGCTGCCTCCAGGCTATCCAGGAGATATTCCAGGTAAGGTAGGGTGTGGACCCAACCCGCCAGCCTCTCGTACGTTGCCAGGTCCGCGCCGTCCAGCGCGAGACGAATCGCCCGAACGTAAACGCAGAGCCGCCGGTGTAGCGCCTCGCACGCGGCGTCGAGGCGTCGGCGAAGCTCCGCCTCAGCCTGAGCACGGGCAGCCGCCTTGCGCTCCACAGGGGTCAGGTGCCTGCTTCGCCTTCGCCCTGCGGCAGGGAACAGCTCTGTCCACGACAACCCCAGGGCCGCTAGCACGGCCTCCGGCGCACAACCTGCGTGACAATGAAGCAGCACTCGCCCGTCATCGCTCTCGCGGATTGACAGAGAAGGCGAGCGGTCCTCGTGTGAAGGACAGCACGCGATCCAGCGACCTGGGCCTGTCTCGCGGACGCGCTCCAGCCGTGCCAGGAACTTCTCGACGGGCCGCTCGCATGATACAATGTTAAGGGACATATCACCACCTCCCGCCCGGCTTCCGCCCGGGTCGTTTCACTGCTCGCCGCGTTCGGTTACTCTCGTAAGTAGGTCCACGAGAACTTGCCGCGGCACCCTGACACTGCGCCCGAATCGGAGGCAAGGTATCTGACCTGCCTGAATTAGCGCGTAGCAGCGCGACAGCGGCATGCGCAAGTAGGCCGCGACCTCGCGCACCTTGAGAACCGCTGGAAGCTGCCCGGGCTCAAGCGTTGCCAGGTCGTTCTTCTCCACGGCTCGGCACCTCCTGGAAAAGCGCGTCCTCGGGCATGTCGAATGCTTCGGAAATCCTGCGCCGCCACTCCGGGCCGCAGGGCCATACGCCCCGCTCGATCTTGCTCAGCGCCGCGCTATCAATCCCCGTTTTGACAGTAAGCTGGGTCAACGACCAGCCTCGACGCTGGCGCTCCTGACGTAGGTACAGCACAAGACTCACCCCCCCTTAGTTCAATCGAATATCTCTCTGCCGCCGTCGCCCCGCCAGGATTTCCACGGCATTCCATGGCGTCAGGTCGCGGTGCGAAATCGTCCTGGTCGGAAGCGATGGCTCTCGATGCCGTTCACGACGCCTGAGGCGCTTCAAAGTCCGATCTGGATGACCCAAAGCAAATACCTCCCAATGGGCCCGGGGAAGCTCGACAGCTTTCGTCTCGCACATCCGGGCGGGTAACTGATTCTTGACTCAAGGACGATTTTGGCATAGACTGTGAGTAACCGCAAACTGCTTACAAAACGATTATGCCAACACGCGTGGAGGGTCTAACAACGGGGAGGGAATCCGTGCCATGAGTGCGCAGGAGGAGTTTATGAACGCGGTCTGGAAGCAGGCGTCCGCGTTACCTCGGAAATGGGTGCGCGAAGCTATTGTGCACCACCTAGAAACCCGTCAGTATGGCAGCACCAAGGACGTGGAGAACTGCGTCAAGCTCGCGGCTCGAATGGCACGAAACCAAGATTTGCTGGAAGCAGCAGAGG
Protein-coding regions in this window:
- a CDS encoding helix-turn-helix transcriptional regulator — translated: MLYLRQERQRRGWSLTQLTVKTGIDSAALSKIERGVWPCGPEWRRRISEAFDMPEDALFQEVPSRGEERPGNA
- a CDS encoding DUF3987 domain-containing protein, giving the protein MAADLIKLVAEELRQPGGAALAEALGVEAALEDDPQEDDTPIVAVPWPDPPAPEAFHGLAGDIVRAIEPHTEADPVALLVQFVVAFGNAAGRGPHFVAEADRHGLNLFACLVGATAKGRKGTSWGHIRRLLEAVDPAWAKDHVASGLSSGEGLIWAVRDPIERREPVKEKGRTTAYETVLVDAGVEDKRLLVLESEFASVLRILQREGNTLSAIIRNAWDSGNLRSLTKNSPAVASGAHISIIGHVTKGELLRYLESTEAANGFANRFLWVCVRRSKCLPEGGNIGEVNFAPLVARLAEALELAKHAGELKRDEGARAVWHAVYPELSEGKPGLLGAVLARAEAQVMRLACIYALLDLSQVVRPEHLLAALALWEYVEASARFIFGDALGDPVADTILNALKKAPDGLTRTEISNLFDRHESSKSITRALTDLLAAGLVERETVPPEGDRKKPVEVWRAVRQ
- a CDS encoding helix-turn-helix domain-containing protein, translated to MPLSRCYALIQAGQIPCLRFGRSVRVPRQVLVDLLTRVTERGEQ